One region of Primulina tabacum isolate GXHZ01 chromosome 1, ASM2559414v2, whole genome shotgun sequence genomic DNA includes:
- the LOC142542388 gene encoding zinc finger BED domain-containing protein RICESLEEPER 2-like translates to MYPKFHIYILYIYIYIYIVLCFKLRNKKTKSLNHSSLSLNHSSAIRLFPLSSRRCASSFLPTLRLSRSPLSQSAASSQKDGLKGKDEHLAISRIRRAVRYVRNSSVRYKRFCECVEIEKIDTKKLLSLDVPTRWNSTYLMLESAISLKRAFDSYADIDLAYVNDLLKPPYDGIPSEYDWERASLLVKFLGHFYKLTLAISGSLYVTSNIIFHEISAVGMLLKQWLVSDDFELSEMSRKMKDKFDKYWGSIEKMNMILYYAVILDPRHKLEFVDFLFDTMYDDITKSAMMKEKVKSGMQEIFFDYKVTHGTPGSPHLVQVVVFWMLLEFHCLLE, encoded by the exons ATGTACCCGAAATtccatatatacatattatatatatatatatatatttatattgttttatgttttaaattaagaaataaaaaaactaaatcCCTAAATCACTCTTCGCTGTCCCTAAATCACTCTTCGGCAATTCGGCTCTTCCCTCTTTCCTCCCGACGCTGCGCCTCATCTTTCCTCCCGACGCTGCGCCTCAGCCGGTCACCCCTCAGCCAGTCAGCCGCCTCTTCTCAAAAA GATGGTCTGAAAGGGAAAGACGAACATTTAGCTATATCTCGAATTAGAAGAGCAGTGAGGTATGTCCGAAACTCGTCAGTAAGGTATAAAAGATTTTGTGAATGTGTTGAGATCGAAAAGATAGATACAAAGAAATTGTTAAGTCTTGATGTACCTACAAGATGGAACTCAACATATCTAATGTTAGAGTCAGCAATATCTTTGAAAAGAGCATTTGATTCATATGCCGATATAGATCTTGCCTACGTGAATGATCTCTTGAAACCACCGTATGATGGGATTCCATCGGAATATGATTGGGAAAGGGCTAGTTTGTTGGTCAAGTTTCTTGGACACTTCTACAAGCTCACTTTGGCAATTTCTGGCTCTTTATATGTCACTTCGAACATCATATTTCATGAAATAAGTGCTGTTGGCATGCTTCTAAAACAGTGGTTAGTAAGCGATGATTTTGAACTAAGTGAAATGTCAAGAAAAATGAAAGATAAGTTTGACAAGTATTGGGGTTCGATTGAAAAAAtgaacatgatattatattatgCAGTGATTCTTGATCCTCGTCACAAATTAGAGTTTgttgattttttatttgatacaaTGTATGATGATATCACAAAGAGCGCGATGATGAAGGAAAAAGTGAAGAGTGGAATGCAAGAAATTTTTTTCGATTATAAAGTGACACATGGAACTCCAGGAAGTCCG CATTTAGTACAGGTGGTCGTGTTTTGGATGCTTTTAGAATTTCATTGTCTCCTAGAATAG